Sequence from the Microplitis demolitor isolate Queensland-Clemson2020A chromosome 7, iyMicDemo2.1a, whole genome shotgun sequence genome:
atcacaaaatttaataatttataattaataattaataaattaactattttttaatactcattCATTACATTCGTATCCGAATCAATTAGTTTTATAGTGAAACTATTTTCTCCAATTAATTCTTCAAAAGTTTTGACATCTTTAGTTACTTCATTACTATCCATTACATTGTCTggtttaacaaaattattatcagagCAATCTTCATCAGTAACTTCGCAATATAAAGTTATTGGTAGAAGTTGTTTATTTTCATGGACTTGAGacgtctaaataaatttatttattttattactaatgaCTTTTCACCCGCAGTTAAATGTAGGGGAGAGTGGAACAACATTTGAcgcaattttttaacaaaaaaaaaatgtttttttgaaaatgtttatGCAGAGCCTCTAAAAAAAGCATGGGGTAATTTGATCACCGagtaatgtaaattaaaatatatattacgaCTGTTTACCTGCATTATTTTAATAGGCCTCCATTTTTTCCCacttttatcaattatttctaCTACATGAAAAACATCATTTTCTAATGAttcagagaaattttttattatttttaaaacactaTGACTAGTATCCTCATTTTCACAAACACTTTTATCCTCGTCATGTTCCGAAGACAAAAGTGACTCTAGAGAAAGGAGAAATTCAGCATGTCCTGGAATTgcattaaatacaaaatttataatctttttaaacttatttattatttcctgCAATTTATCTCTCCAAGTTATTTCACGATTTTGAGTTATCGCCGGctgtgacaattttttatgtaaaaatttaattatgtataatgtCTGCagtaaaagtttataaagCGCTGTAATTTTTTCctgaagtataaaaaataaaataataaattttgctcatctattaaattttataatttaaatagaaaagaaaataaaaaatacttggaAATTTTTCTGCTGAAAACTCATTCGAGTTTCACTTTGAGATCTTTCtctattaattgaattaataagtctattgaaatatttattttctaattctagtttttttaaattcgtttcAAGTTCACTCTGCCGTTTAAAGTAATTCAAACGTTCATCATTTTCTTTACGTTCGTTcctaacaaaaattttaaaaatgttatttcataatattacAAACTAAAATTATCTACACTGCAAAAATTAGGAGTTAATTATGAGTTATTCcggattttattcaaattcaaatttactccgTTACGTGGAGTTCcgaagtttcaaaaaattactccgcGCACTTCGATTCTGAGTTTTAGTATTAAGATAAACTCCATTTCGGagttaattttactttgaggagataaaataaataaacagtcatccgctcGAAATTCACTCCGGACTTAATCCGTGAATTTTCGACAgtgtaatttaaactttacttatttttacagcacctaatttttttattaaaatcagcGATAATATTTTCCCGGTCAgcttgagattttttttcaaactctccGTACAGTTTAATCACCATATGACCAATTTCATCTCTTAATTTCTTTAGCATCTGATGTGTCACACTCATACGTTCAGCCGCAACAGCTTTTTGTAATcgttcatttgaattttctacaactttacttatttctttctgtttaaaaaaaaaatgactatttttataaatttaattggaataaaaatgtaatttaaataaaataaatgaaatttaaaaaataacctgCAGTTTACTTTCATACTCtttagttaataaatcaatcttactttcatataaatttatagtatcATTAATATGAAGATTAATAGCATGACGTTTTTCAGCTTCAAACATTGAACggatttcttttatttctcgCTTTAgattgtcattaatttttttattcacatttGCGTCGTAATTTCTCTTGGCTTGTTCTCCTAATTTTAGTATCCCATCATGAGTGAGAGCTTTGATAAGATCGTGATTTACGAtgggttttaaaattattttatccccGTCTTTTTTGTCACTCGGGGGTATCCATAAATCTGTTGACGGCCCGTCAAGTTGAGGTATGActcccaataatttttttacatcagtCGGactaaaattatacaaaatcgATGTAAGTGAAGGGccaattgaatttataatttcacttTGTTTtggaatttcatttttctttttaaattcaagacgTCGTAATTTTGGTGAAACGTTAACTGTATAgtcgaaataatttatttttatgaaagatTTCTCAATCCATTTATGAGttatacttaaaaaactactcacacattttttaactatctgaatatttatttagtttttctgcttaaataattttttaaacgtaaaaaaaatttgacatttcttaattttatatatgacGTCACTACTTTTTTAACAAATgctttgtatatttttttttttattttgttctaaaaataaatttgaaaaattaaaaatgtacacggaaaaaaaattatgggaaaTTTTCCTAcgtattatgggaatggttcccataacagtatgggtataattcctaTACTactatgggaaccattcccacaATGGTATGGGAACGATTCCCATACTTCCAAATTTCattgtatttttgataaaataaaacgtctactaaagttttaaacaattttattataattctaatagatttttttggtgacaaacaaaaatttttatttaaaaaaaaaaaaaaaaaaaatgagtagtCATTTATTTGGtcataagaataaaatttttgaaaatgataataaaaattcatatcagCTATAAtacacttgataaaaaaatatacgtatattatttaataaaaatgata
This genomic interval carries:
- the LOC103574037 gene encoding uncharacterized protein LOC103574037; this encodes MFNVSPKLRRLEFKKKNEIPKQSEIINSIGPSLTSILYNFSPTDVKKLLGVIPQLDGPSTDLWIPPSDKKDGDKIILKPIVNHDLIKALTHDGILKLGEQAKRNYDANVNKKINDNLKREIKEIRSMFEAEKRHAINLHINDTINLYESKIDLLTKEYESKLQKEISKVVENSNERLQKAVAAERMSVTHQMLKKLRDEIGHMVIKLYGEFEKKSQADRENIIADFNKKIRNERKENDERLNYFKRQSELETNLKKLELENKYFNRLINSINRERSQSETRMSFQQKNFQEKITALYKLLLQTLYIIKFLHKKLSQPAITQNREITWRDKLQEIINKFKKIINFVFNAIPGHAEFLLSLESLLSSEHDEDKSVCENEDTSHSVLKIIKNFSESLENDVFHVVEIIDKSGKKWRPIKIMQTSQVHENKQLLPITLYCEVTDEDCSDNNFVKPDNVMDSNEVTKDVKTFEELIGENSFTIKLIDSDTNLENSNESTASDKKSSLDTAEEVLQHKIKNSVRKSIEIITKFKEIPSRGDSSNFDNETDEILQDLRKYSQDFENFGSD